The Persephonella sp. IF05-L8 region TATGGTTCCATCGTCTGCGACAGTTATGGGTTTTGTTATGTCTGTAATTTGAATTCTCTTTCCCTGAGTATCCAGTAAATAGTTTCCGTTAATATCAACTAAGTATCCATCCTGGTTTCTGAAAAAGTGTCCATTACGTGTGTATTGAATACCGTTTGGAGTTTCAACTGCAAAAAATCCTTCTCCAAATATGGCAAAATCAAAGGGTGCGTCTGTTCTGAAAATATTGCCCTGGGTGTTTATTACAGGAGTATCATTAAATCTGGGAAAAACAAACAGATGTGCAGTGTCTCCTTGGTTTTCAGGAATGTACTGGCTCATTTCCCTGAGGAGTAATTTTTTAAAACCTGGGGTATTAACATTAGCCAGATTGTTTGCTGTTGTATCAAGGTTTTCCAGTGCCCTTTCTCCACCTGCTGCAAGAACATATATCGGTTGGAAATTTATTGCCATTTTTACACCTCAGGGTGTTTGAAAGATTTTTCGGAAGATATAGAAAAATCTTTACATTTCATCATTTGAAAGGAGTTTCATCCTTTCCTGAACGGTGATTATGCTGGTTATTTTAATGCCAAAGTTATTTTCTACGGTGTAAAGTTGTCCTTTTGCTATAAGCTTACCGTTTACTTTGATATCTACAGGCTGGTCAATATATCTATCCAGTTCTACAATGCTGTTTGGATTTAGTTTCAGGATTTCTTCAAGGGGCATTTTGGTGCTTCCTATCTCAACAGAAATCTCAAGGGGAATGTCCATTAATAAATCTAACTTTTCTTTTTCAAACTCTGCCATTTCTACAGGTTTTTCCTGTTGAGCTGCCATCTGCTCCCATTCTTTAGCAAGCTCTTCCTGATTTGTTTCCTCTGAGCTTTCAGAGGGTTCACTTTCAGCCATCTTAGCCCAC contains the following coding sequences:
- a CDS encoding flagellar hook-basal body protein gives rise to the protein MAINFQPIYVLAAGGERALENLDTTANNLANVNTPGFKKLLLREMSQYIPENQGDTAHLFVFPRFNDTPVINTQGNIFRTDAPFDFAIFGEGFFAVETPNGIQYTRNGHFFRNQDGYLVDINGNYLLDTQGKRIQITDITKPITVADDGTIYQEDQQVAKFMIKNFTAIKPVGDSYYLPDTQKGAIEIPAQYSIKQGYLEHSNVNAIESMIELINAQRRFEIYGTLMRSLDQMEQKSNEIGRA
- the fliN gene encoding flagellar motor switch protein FliN — encoded protein: MSEEEKKENQSEEVDQEKLAEEWAKMAEAGSSETEEGNQEETIDQERLAEEWAKMAEGEASSESTEDTDQEKLAEEWAKMAESEPSESSEETNQEELAKEWEQMAAQQEKPVEMAEFEKEKLDLLMDIPLEISVEIGSTKMPLEEILKLNPNSIVELDRYIDQPVDIKVNGKLIAKGQLYTVENNFGIKITSIITVQERMKLLSNDEM